One genomic region from Leishmania braziliensis MHOM/BR/75/M2904 complete genome, chromosome 35 encodes:
- a CDS encoding QA-SNARE protein putative, with protein sequence MELIIRDRFIEFAERHTAVHTRYGRSESTVPQTPTERLFIVPLWSRLPADFEENALALSHQINELHSTHFLFLEPKLRRKEEEDQLHTLIDKQTAEIQALLKMLEHTIVVGAQLKTTYSEEEVRIVKSIQTQLTTRFKELALQFQSVQNIFGALLRRREQKSNKYTKIGSDAAYETVQQEERVAQFLQMGITEQDIQALLIEDMQRDQTNKEIKDILYSAQEIHRMFEDLHTIVVDQGSMLDRIDYNVDKALVSVSKAQIELEKSSRKSRQLHSYVTAERRTFVYLCSASATATCLHSTCSPHRIPNQSKVSHS encoded by the coding sequence GGGACCGCTTCATCGAGTTTGCTGAGAGGCACACCGCTGTGCACACAAGGTATGGCCGCTCTGAATCCACAGTACCGCAGACGCCAACGGAGAGGCTTTTTATAGTCCCCCTTTGGAGCAGGCTTCCCGCTGATTTCGAAGAAAACGCACTCGCGCTCTCTCATCAAATCAACGAGCTCCACTCGACGCACTTCCTCTTCTTGGAGCCGAAGCTCCGCcgcaaagaagaggaggaccaGCTGCATACTTTAATTGATAAGCAGACGGCTGAGATTCAAGCCCTTCTCAAGATGTTGGAGCATACGATTGTTGTCGGCGCTCAGCTCAAAACTACATACTCTGAAGAGGAAGTACGCATTGTCAAAAGCATCCAGACGCAGCTAACAACTCGCTTCAAGGAGCTTGCTCTACAGTTCCAGTCCGTCCAGAACATATTTGGAGCACTGTTGCGCCGGCGAGAGCAGAAATCCAACAAGTACACGAAGATTGGAAGCGACGCTGCCTACGAAACTGTCcagcaagaggagagagtTGCGCAATTTCTCCAAATGGGTATCACAGAGCAGGACATACAGGCTCTCCTGATCGAGGATATGCAACGGGATCAAACAAACAAGGAGATCAAGGATATCCTCTATAGTGCCCAAGAGATTCACCGCATGTTCGAGGATCTTCACACCATAGTAGTCGACCAGGGGTCGATGCTGGACAGGATCGATTACAATGTCGACAAGGCACTGGTGAGTGTATCAAAGGCTCAGATCGAACTGGAAAAAAGCTCGCGAAAATCACGGCAACTGCATTCTTATGTGACGGCAGAGCGCCGTACTTTTGTGTACCTCTGCTCAGcaagcgccactgccacctgCTTGCACTCTACTTGTTCTCCTCATCGAATACCAAACCAATCCAAAGTAAGTCACTCCTAA